A genomic stretch from Sphingomonas sp. HDW15A includes:
- a CDS encoding peroxiredoxin: MRLAAATLCLSLMSAPTLAALQRGTKAPDFATTGSVGGKEFKLNLKDQLKKGPVVLYFFPKAFTEGCTLEARAFSQAMPEFKKAGAQVIGLSADDLPTLKRFSKEECRDAFPVATATPEVIKAYDVVLKQKPSLTSRTSYVIARDGRIVMVHDDLKWNEHVSKSLAAVRSLKR; encoded by the coding sequence ATGCGCCTGGCCGCCGCCACCCTGTGCCTGTCCCTAATGTCCGCACCGACGCTTGCTGCCCTGCAACGTGGTACCAAGGCACCGGACTTCGCAACGACCGGTTCGGTCGGCGGGAAGGAGTTCAAGCTAAACCTCAAGGACCAGCTCAAGAAGGGGCCGGTCGTCCTTTATTTCTTCCCCAAGGCGTTCACCGAAGGCTGCACGCTGGAAGCGCGCGCTTTCAGCCAGGCAATGCCGGAGTTCAAGAAGGCCGGCGCCCAAGTCATCGGCCTCAGCGCGGACGACCTTCCGACGCTCAAGCGCTTTTCGAAGGAGGAATGCCGCGACGCGTTCCCGGTCGCGACGGCAACGCCCGAGGTCATCAAGGCCTATGATGTAGTCCTGAAGCAGAAGCCCAGCCTGACCAGCCGGACCAGCTACGTCATAGCCCGCGACGGCCGAATCGTCATGGTCCACGATGACTTGAAGTGGAACGAGCACGTGTCGAAGTCGCTCGCTGCCGTCCGGTCCCTCAAGCGCTAA
- a CDS encoding zf-TFIIB domain-containing protein — MAHGPMACPTDGTTLVMSERQGIEIDYCPTCRGVWLDRGELDKIIERSSAVEAAPPPPPPSPQPQAPPHPGAPWGQPQYPGQGYDPRYGHGHKPYKRRKSFLEELFD, encoded by the coding sequence ATGGCCCACGGCCCTATGGCATGCCCCACCGATGGAACCACGCTGGTGATGAGCGAACGACAAGGGATCGAGATCGATTATTGCCCGACTTGCCGGGGCGTCTGGCTGGACCGCGGCGAGCTCGACAAGATCATCGAGCGCAGCAGCGCCGTCGAGGCCGCACCGCCACCGCCACCGCCATCGCCGCAACCGCAAGCGCCTCCCCACCCGGGCGCGCCGTGGGGCCAGCCGCAATATCCAGGCCAGGGCTACGATCCGCGCTACGGGCACGGCCACAAGCCGTACAAGCGGCGAAAGAGCTTCCTCGAAGAACTCTTCGACTAG
- a CDS encoding ion channel, with amino-acid sequence MIGQLLVGLTLIAMTVVIHGSGLMLLSRWRKVDNVDPNAVSPTDLLDLGHALITVLALFALHALEIWLYAAFYALMDIMPDFYDALYFSTMTYSTLGFDDSGLDYQWRLVAAIESINGLILVGWSTAYFVGAVGAKRR; translated from the coding sequence ATGATCGGCCAATTGCTGGTGGGCCTTACGCTGATCGCCATGACCGTCGTGATCCATGGCTCTGGACTGATGCTGCTGTCACGCTGGAGGAAGGTCGATAATGTCGACCCGAATGCGGTTTCGCCGACCGACCTCCTCGACTTGGGGCATGCCCTGATTACGGTGCTGGCCCTATTTGCCCTGCATGCGCTGGAGATCTGGCTCTACGCCGCATTCTATGCGCTGATGGACATCATGCCGGATTTCTACGACGCGCTATACTTTTCGACCATGACATATTCGACGCTGGGCTTCGACGACAGCGGACTGGACTACCAGTGGCGTCTGGTGGCCGCGATCGAGAGTATCAACGGTCTTATCCTGGTTGGCTGGTCGACCGCTTATTTTGTCGGAGCCGTTGGAGCAAAGCGGCGCTGA
- a CDS encoding DUF962 domain-containing protein codes for MARTITNFADFWLYYLREHSRPATRALHYIGTSIVVALAIYAVMTERWLLLLAIPVAGYFFAWVGHFGIEKNRPATFTYPLWSLAADFKMWGLWLTGRLSPELTRAGVILK; via the coding sequence GTGGCGCGAACGATAACCAATTTCGCCGATTTCTGGCTCTATTACCTTCGCGAGCACAGCCGGCCGGCGACGCGGGCGCTCCACTATATTGGGACCAGCATTGTCGTGGCGCTTGCGATCTACGCCGTAATGACCGAGCGATGGCTGCTGTTGCTCGCGATTCCGGTAGCCGGCTATTTTTTCGCCTGGGTTGGCCATTTCGGAATCGAGAAAAACCGGCCTGCCACCTTCACTTACCCGCTCTGGTCGCTCGCTGCCGACTTCAAGATGTGGGGGCTGTGGCTGACGGGCCGGCTGAGTCCGGAATTGACCCGCGCGGGGGTCATTCTAAAGTGA